From a single Brassica oleracea var. oleracea cultivar TO1000 chromosome C5, BOL, whole genome shotgun sequence genomic region:
- the LOC106343486 gene encoding 4-coumarate--CoA ligase 4-like: MAFRQQETLSLTKKTDQDFIFRSKLPDISIPNHLPLAEYVFQKFSGDGDGDSTTTCLIDSATGRTFTYANVQITLRRIAAGLHRLGIRHGDTVMLLLPNSPEFALSFLAAVYLGAVSTSANPLFTQTEIAKQAKASAAKMIITKPCYVHKLTNLQQLGAVIVCVDDRNDVVSLADGSVRFTDLTQADEAELPKPEISPDDTVSIPYSSGTTGLPKGVMISHKGLVTSIAQKVDGENPNLNFTRDDVIICFLPMFHTFTHSSLMLSAMRTGAALLILPRFELNLVMKMVQKYKVTVVPMAPPVVLAFVKSPETEKYDLSSVRMMLSGSATLKKELEDAVRLKLPNAIFGQSYGMTEAGTVANSLAFAKHPFKTKSGSCGTVIRNAEMKVVDTITGASLLRNKAGEICIRGHQLMKGYLNDPEATARTIDKDGWLHTGDIGFVDDDDEIFIVDRLKELIKFKGYQVAPAELEALLIFHPYIEDAAVVAMTDEVADEVPVAFVVRSEGSQLTEDDIKNYVNKQVVHYKRIKMVFFVKAIPKSASGKLLRKVLRAKL; encoded by the exons ATGGCGTTCCGACAACAAGAAACACTTTCTCTTACAAAAAAGACAGATCAAGATTTCATTTTCCGGTCCAAACTTCCCGATATCTCCATTCCAAACCACCTTCCTCTTGCCGAGTACGTCTTCCAGAAGTTCTCCGGCGACGGAGACGGCGATTCCACCACCACATGCCTCATAGACAGTGCCACCGGACGTACCTTCACCTACGCCAACGTGCAGATCACTTTACGGCGGATCGCTGCCGGACTCCACAGGCTAGGGATCCGCCACGGTGACACCGTGATGCTCCTTCTCCCAAACTCGCCGGAGTTTGCTCTATCTTTCCTCGCCGCGGTTTACCTGGGAGCCGTATCGACCTCCGCTAATCCGCTATTTACCCAAACGGAGATTGCAAAACAGGCAAAAGCCTCCGCCGCGAAGATGATCATCACGAAACCATGTTACGTCCATAAACTAACAAACCTTCAACAGCTTGGTGCTGTCATCGTTTGTGTAGACGACAGAAATGACGTCGTTTCGTTAGCTGACGGTTCCGTGAGGTTCACGGATCTGACTCAAGCGGACGAGGCAGAGCTTCCGAAGCCTGAGATCTCACCGGATGATACGGTGTCGATTCCGTACTCCTCCGGGACCACGGGACTTCCAAAGGGAGTGATGATTAGCCACAAGGGATTAGTTACGAGCATTGCTCAGAAAGTAGACGGAGAAAACCCTAATCTCAACTTCACCAGAGATGACGTCATCATCTGTTTCCTCCCAATGTTTCACACTTTCACGCACAGCTCGTTGATGCTTTCGGCGATGAGGACCGGTGCCGCGTTATTGATCTTGCCGAGGTTCGAGTTGAATCTGGTGATGAAGATGGTTCAAAAGTATAAGGTCACGGTGGTTCCAATGGCCCCACCGGTGGTTCTAGCGTTCGTTAAGTCTCCGGAGACAGAGAAGTACGACCTGAGCTCGGTGAGGATGATGCTTTCAGGCTCAGCTACGCTCAAGAAGGAGCTTGAAGACGCCGTGCGTCTCAAGCTTCCCAATGCCATATTTGGTCAG AGTTATGGAATGACCGAAGCAGGAACAGTGGCTAATTCCCTGGCATTTGCAAAGCACCCGTTTAAAACCAAGTCTGGTTCGTGTGGGACTGTGATCAGAAACGCTGAGATGAAAGTGGTTGATACCATTACCGGAGCCTCCTTACTACGCAACAAAGCTGGCGAAATATGTATCCGAGGCCATCAACTCATGAAAG GTTATTTGAATGATCCGGAGGCTACTGCCCGAACCATAGATAAAGACGGATGGTTACACACAGGAGATATTGGTTTTGTAGATGATGACGACGAAATTTTCATTGTTGATCGTTTGAAAGAACTCATCAAATTCAAAGGATATCAAGTGGCTCCAGCTGAGCTTGAAGCATTGCTTATTTTTCATCCTTATATCGAAGATGCTGCTGTTGTCGC AATGACGGATGAAGTAGCTGATGAGGTTCCGGTAGCGTTTGTGGTTAGATCGGAAGGATCTCAGCTAACTGAAGATGATATCAAGAATTATGTCAACAAACAG GTGGTTCACTACAAGAGAATCAAGATGGTGTTTTTTGTAAAAGCTATACCGAAATCAGCTTCTGGAAAGCTTTTGAGAAAGGTTCTCCGAGCTAAACTGTAA